Sequence from the Flavobacterium sp. TR2 genome:
GAAGCGATTGCTGCCCTCAAAAAAGCCGATAGTATCGCTTCATCCGATCAGAACTACACGCAAATGGCCAGAATTAACGGCTTTCTTTCTACGCTTCACAGAGAAAATGAAATCTATAGTCTAGGGAAGATATATCTCAATAAAGCGGTACAAGCAAGCAGAAATATTGAAAACAAAGCAGAGATGTATAAGTTTCAAGGGAACCTTTCCCAAGAAATCGCTTATTATGAAATGAATTCATTCAACTACTCTAAGGCAATCGAAAAGCTTAAAGATGGAAATATTCTCTTTAAAAAAGCAGGTCCAGAGATAGACGTCAATTTCAATACCGCAGTAAATGACGAGCTTATCGCCAAAAATTATCTTTCATTAAACAAAGCAGATTCAGCGTTATTCTATTATGCAAAGGCTACAAAAGAACTACAAGAATCACAATCTTCAGAAAGTCCTCTGAAAGGTTTTATTCTAAACGGCTTAGGAAACGTTTACCGTGAAAAGGGAGACTCAAATAAAGCGCTTCAAAACTATAATAAGGCTGAACAGATAGCCAATCAGTCAAATTTTTTCATCCTTAAGCAGGAAGTATATAATGCAATGATGGCTTTTTACAAGAATAGCGACAGCAGGAAATACATTGCTTATAATGAATTGAATCTGAAACTGCATAAAGATGAGGAAGAAAGCAGAAAAATTATTGCCGATGATCTGATCAAAACTCTGCGTAAAAATCATATCAACAGCCAATCGCAGTATAAAAAAAGTACTGTGGTTATGGCGTCTGTATTCAGTTCAGCCGTATTGCTTACCATTGTTTTTTTCTCCTATAGAAGAAGACAGGATTTCAAAAACTTCAATAGCATTATCAGTAAAGCCACTTTCAAAAAAGATTCTTCGCAGCGCAGAGACAACGGCAAAGAGTATATGTCTGAAGCTACAGAAAATAGTATTTTAAACAGTCTGAAAGAATCTGAAAAAGCGCAGTTTTATCTCAATAGCGAAGTATCTCTAACTACTCTAGCGGCAGAACTTGGCATTAACCACCGCTATCTTTCCTATGTCATCAACAAGAATACCGAAAAAGATTTTGCTGGCTATATCAATGAATTACGGATTAATTATATCGTCGATCGTCTGCGTAACAACCCTAGCTATTTGAAATATAAAATAAGCTATCTTGCAGATCTTTCCGGATTTTCCTCCCACAGCAGATTTACCACCACTTTCAAAAAAGTTACTGGGCAATCACCTGTTGACTTTATAAGACAGCTCGAGAATGAAAACAACAGCTGATTTGCATTACGAAAAACATTAAAATAGCCAAGTCAAAATATTGTTTACATAAATTACGTTGGTGATACATAAAAAGCAGGGAAAATTCGTTTCTGCTTTTTAACGGCCGTTACACTTCTCAACACATTAATATGCAGATTTGAACAAAATATTTGCTGGTGAGAAACAATCCAAGAAAAAAGGGCTAAAACATTACTTATTAACATTTTAGCCCTTTATTTTTTTTGCTTTTATCTATTTACGCCCTCTATTTTCCGATGCAGAAATTAGCAAATATATTGCCCAACAGCTCATCATTAGAAACTTGCCCTGTAATCAGCCCGAATTGGTATAAAGCCTCGCGGATATCAAGCGCCATAAGATCGCTTGAAAGGTCTGATTCTAAACCAAATTTTACTTTTTGAATTTCATCCAAAGCTTTCAATAAAGAATCGTAGTGTCTTGTGTTGGTAACAATCGTTTCGTTATTGCGAAGTGCTCCTGTATTTACAAAAGACAGCAATTCATTTTTTAAATCCTCTACTCCTATTTTTTCTTTTGCAGAAATTAATAATAGTTTCGCATTTAGATTTTCTAACTGACTGGTAATATTGGCTACTTCATCAGCAGATAAAATATCTTTTTTATTCACCACAATAATTAGCGGTTTTAGCGGATATTTATTCTTAATCTGCTCAATTTCATTTACAAATTCAGAACTTGAAGTTTGGAATTTCAATCCGTCAAATAAATAAATTACCACTTGAGCCTGGTCAATTTTCTCGAAGGTTTTCTTGATTCCGATGCTTTCGACAACATCTTTGGTATCACGAATTCCGGCAGTGTCAATAAATCTAAATCCGATTCCTCCTATTACCAGTTCGTCTTCAATGGTGTCACGCGTAGTTCCGGCAATATCAGAAACAATGGCTCTTTCTTCGTTTAACAAAGCATTCAGCAGGGTCGATTTCCCAACATTCGGTTCGCCCACAATCGCAACTGGAATTCCGTTTTTAATGACATTCCCAACCGCAAACGAATCAATCAAACGCTTTAAAACAAATTCAATTCGGTTCAGCAATTCATGAAACTGCGTTCTATCGGCAAACTCAACATCTTCTTCTGCAAAATCCAATTCCAATTCGATTAAAGAAGCGAAATTCAAAAGCTCCTCTCTAAGTTTAGCAATTTCATTACTGAATCCGCCGCGCATTTGCTGCATCGCAATTTGGTGCGAAGCTTCATTATCTGACGAAATCAAATCGGCAACTGCTTCTGCCTGCGACAAATCTAACTTTCCATTCAAGAAAGCCCTCAACGTAAACTCACCCGCATCGGCCATTCGGCAGCCATTTCGCAACAATAGTTGAATAATCTGCTGCTGGATATAAGTCGATCCGTGACAAGAAATTTCGATCGTATCTTCTCCCGTATAGGAATTTGGGCCTTTAAATACCGAAACTAAAACTTCATCTAAAGTTTTACTCCCATCAACAATATGCCCCAAGTGAAGTGTATGCGTTTTCTGCTTGGTTAAATCTTTGTTTTTAATCGATTTAAAAACCGAATTGCCAATGGTAATGGCATCGGCTCCAGAAATACGAATTATGGCAATAGCTCCAGCTCCCGAAGGCGTAGCCAAAGCAACTATAGAATCTTGATTTATCATGCTGCAAAGGTATAAAAAAACGCTCAATTTCTTTTCTGGGTTAATTTTGCTCCATATCTACCCGAAATCTTCAAATTAATTAAGATTAATAAATCATTAAGTGTTAAAATACTGATAAATGTCAGGTTGTTTTCTTCGCAGAATGAGTAAATTTGAGAGACAAACTTTAATCTTAAATACTATGAAAAAGATATTATTTCCAACCGATTTCTCTGACGCTGCCACCAATGCATTTGTTCATGCTTTAGAATTTGCTAAAGTTGTAAACGCCGAATTAATCTTACTTCATACATTCGAGATTCCTGTTTACGACAGCCAATTCTTTCCAGAGAATTATGCTTCCATATACAGTTCAATCGAGCTTGCAAAATTTGAAATGTTTAAGGATGAAATTCCGAAACTAAGAACTATCGCTGCTGAACGCAATTTAGAAGACATTGCGATCAAACACCGTTTAATGGATGGCGATCTTATTTATAATCTCAAAAATGCGGTCGAAGAAGACAACATCGATTTTGTCATTATGGGTACAAACAGCGTATCTGACTGGACGAAATTCTTTACAGGTTCTAATACCGAATCTGTAATTTCGGGAGTTGAAGTGCCTGTTTTATGTGTTCCTATCGATGCAAAATTCAAAAAAGTAAAAACAATCGGTTTTACTACACGCTATCGAGAGAAAGACAAAAAAGAGCTGAAAAAAATCTTGAAAATCGCCAAAAAAACTGATGCGAAAGTTAAAAGTTTATATGTAAAAACGTCTAATTCTGATGTTACAGAGGAAATCAGAAAAGAATTTGAGAAAGAATTTGCAGGAGAAAATGTTGAATTTTTAGTGCTGCCAAGCGATGACGTAAAAGAAACCATCCTTGATTTTGTGCTTTACAAAGACATTGATATTCTGACCACAATTACGCACAAACGTTCTTTCTTTGAAAGTCTTTTTGATTCTAGTTTCAGCAAAAAAATATCAAAAGAAGTGCATATTCCTATTTTGGTAATGCACGAAGATTAAATGACAATATTGATGATTTTGTGACTTAAAAGCTATATTTGTATTTCAAGCAAAATAATAGAATGAAAGCATATCCAGACAACGTTGCAAAATACTCAGAGCTCTATAATAAAACCAACAAAAAATACAACAGTATAAGCCTTTTGAGGCTATTAAGCATTGGTCTTTTCTTGTTTTTTATGTTTTACTACATCAAAACAGACCAAATGTTTTATGTGATCCTGGCTGTTTTATCTTTTGCTGGTTTTATTGTTTTAATGAAAATACATTCGCGATTGTCATTTCAAAAATTACTGGCAGAAACGCTTCTAAAAATCAATCAGAATGAAATTGCTTTCTTAAAAAGAGAAAAAACACCTTTTGAAAATGGAGCCGAGTTCATCGATTTTCATCATCCGTACGCTTACGATCTGGATATTTTTGGAGAACATTCTTTATTTCAAAATCTCAACCGAACGGCTTCTTTTATCGGAAAAAAAACACTAGCAGAACTATTGCTCCATACGCTCCCGCAAAGTGAGATTTTAGAAAATCAGGAAGCCGTAAATGAATTAAAAAACAAAATCGATTGGAGACAAGAATTTCAGGCATTGGCAATAATTAGTCAAGATTCCAAACAATCATATGAGGCTATAAAACATTGGATTTCATTTACAAACAATTCATTACCTAAAGTTTTAGTAGCATTATCATTTATTCTTCCTGTAACATTTTTTGGGTTTCTGGCTGCTTATTTTATTACTTCAAAAACCATTATCCTTTCTTATTTAACTTATGTCTTTATCGCTAATTTAATTGTTCTGGGAAGAGCTGTAAAAAGAATCCAATCGGAAATTGCAAAAGCAGACAATGTCGACAGCATTATAAAACAATACAGCTTGTTGATTGAAAAAATTGAGACTGAATCATTCCAATCTAAAAAACTAAAGAATCTTCAAGCACAGCTTAATTTTAAAAATGCAAAAGCAAGCCAGCATCTGAAACAGCTTTCTGAGCTATTTTCTAGAATGAATACGATAAGCAATTTTGTTACAGCAACTTTATTCAACGGAACATTCTTATTCAATCTGCACGTTTTAAGAGCATTGTTAAAATGGAAAGAAGATTATGCTTCAGAAATGAATCATTGGATTGCTATAATTGGCGAAATTGAAGCACTAAACAGTCTGGCAAATTTGGCGTATAACAATGACGATTTCGTTTTTCCTGAAATCAATTCAGACTATCAAATTGAGTTTAAAAACCTAAGCCATCCGCTGCTAAATCCTGCGACAAGAATTGGCAACGACACGCAATTTTACCCTCAATCTTTTGTGATTTTGACAGGTTCTAATATGTCAGGTAAAAGTACGTTTTTAAGAAGTTTAGGCATTAATATGGTGCTTAGCGGAATTGGTTCAGTAGTTTGTGCATCAGAAGCTAAAGTTCATCCACTTCCAGTATTGGTTTCAATGAGATTGTCCGATTCTTTATCGGATAGCGAATCTTACTTTTTTGCTGAAATTAAACGTTTAAAACAAATCATGGATGCGCTTGAAAATCAGCCTGCTTTTGTTTTACTAGATGAGATTTTAAGAGGCACAAATTCCGATGACAAAAGAAACGGAACAATTGAAGTGGTGAAGAAAATAATTTCTAAAAAAGCAATCGGAGCCATAGCTACTCACGATATCGAAGTTTGCCTAACTACCAATGAATACCCCGAAATTTTAACCAATCAATGTTTTGAAGTTGGGATTCAAAACAACGATCTGCATTTCGATTACAAACTTAGAAACGGAATATGCAAAAATAAAAGCGCGACATTCTTAATGCAGAAAATGAACGTAATTTAATTGTGAATTGTTAATGGTGAATTGTAAATGATTTTATTGGTCGAGATTTTTTTTTAAAATTCTAAAAGGAGGACTATTTCTAACTTTAACTTTGTCAAAGTTCAAAACTTTGACAAAGTTTTTTTATAGCCATAAGCCATTAACAATTTACAATTCACCATTAACAATTAATTTTCCTCATACATTTCCATCCACAGACGGGTTTCTTCAAGATCTAATTCTTTTTCTATTTTACGGAAAATTTCTTCGTTTACAGAACCCAATTTATGCATGGATTCTAATTTTGCCCGTTCTACATTTAGCAGATCAATTTGGATTTTAGTGAAATCATTAAAAATTTCTCCACCAAGGAGTTTCCCGTTTCCAAAGAAATTAGCGGGAAGTTCTGTCTTTTGAAGACGATTAAATTTTACTTCGTATTTGCTTTTAATATTATGGAGCAATTCGTCATTCAGCAATGAAAAATTATCTTCTATATGCGCGATAGTTTCTGAAACAATTACATTCCTAATGTTGTATTCCTCTGCAAGTATCGAATAACGTTCAATTTTCAATTTCTTGATCAGCCACGGAAGCGTAAGTCCCTGTATGACTAAAGTTGAAAGTATAACACAGAAAACTAAGTAGATAATTAAATTTCGAAGCGGAAATTCTTCGGTTTTATTCAGCATTAATGGAAGTGCCAAAGCCGCTGCCATAGAAACAACGCCTCGCATTCCTGACCAGCCAAAAATAATCATATTTCGATAGTCAAAAGCTTCCTTTTCACGAATCCTTTTACTGATTATTCTCGGAATCAACGTTGCTGGAACAACCCATAAAAAGCGCACTAAAATAACTACGATACTGATAACTGCTCCCCAGATAAATAACGAATTTCCAGAGTAATTGCTGATTCCTGCAATAATCTGCCTCAACTGAAGTCCGATCAAGATAAAAATCAAACCATTCAAAATGTTGTTTAAAACATCCCAAATCGTATTCGTCATAATTCGGCTTTCATGAGAAAAAATTGTCCCTGATCTAGCCGCTAGAAAAAGACCTGTCGTTACCACAGCCAAAACTCCAGAACCTTCAAAATGCTCTGCAAGCAGATAAGAAGCAAATGGCGTCAGCAAAGTAAGCGTCACCTCTATAATATCATCGCAAACAAATCTTTTATGGATATAGAACATTATGTAACCAACAACCAAACCAATTGCAATGCCTAAAACCGACATTAGCACAAAATTTAACCCTGCCTGCCATAGAACAAAATTCCCTGCTGTAATTGCTGTAAGGGCATATTTGTATGCAACAAGACCACTGGCATCGTTAACCAAACTTTCTCCTTCCAGAATAGCAATCAATCTAGGATTAAGCCCTAAACCTTTTGTAATGGCTGTTGCAGAAACCGCATCGGGGGGCGAAACAATTGCGCCAAGCAGAAAAGCTAACGGCCAAGACATATCATCTATTAGCCAATGCGCAAAAACAGCAACTAATCCTGTCGTAAAAAAAACCAAGCCTACAGCGGCAA
This genomic interval carries:
- a CDS encoding MutS-related protein, whose amino-acid sequence is MKAYPDNVAKYSELYNKTNKKYNSISLLRLLSIGLFLFFMFYYIKTDQMFYVILAVLSFAGFIVLMKIHSRLSFQKLLAETLLKINQNEIAFLKREKTPFENGAEFIDFHHPYAYDLDIFGEHSLFQNLNRTASFIGKKTLAELLLHTLPQSEILENQEAVNELKNKIDWRQEFQALAIISQDSKQSYEAIKHWISFTNNSLPKVLVALSFILPVTFFGFLAAYFITSKTIILSYLTYVFIANLIVLGRAVKRIQSEIAKADNVDSIIKQYSLLIEKIETESFQSKKLKNLQAQLNFKNAKASQHLKQLSELFSRMNTISNFVTATLFNGTFLFNLHVLRALLKWKEDYASEMNHWIAIIGEIEALNSLANLAYNNDDFVFPEINSDYQIEFKNLSHPLLNPATRIGNDTQFYPQSFVILTGSNMSGKSTFLRSLGINMVLSGIGSVVCASEAKVHPLPVLVSMRLSDSLSDSESYFFAEIKRLKQIMDALENQPAFVLLDEILRGTNSDDKRNGTIEVVKKIISKKAIGAIATHDIEVCLTTNEYPEILTNQCFEVGIQNNDLHFDYKLRNGICKNKSATFLMQKMNVI
- the mnmE gene encoding tRNA uridine-5-carboxymethylaminomethyl(34) synthesis GTPase MnmE: MINQDSIVALATPSGAGAIAIIRISGADAITIGNSVFKSIKNKDLTKQKTHTLHLGHIVDGSKTLDEVLVSVFKGPNSYTGEDTIEISCHGSTYIQQQIIQLLLRNGCRMADAGEFTLRAFLNGKLDLSQAEAVADLISSDNEASHQIAMQQMRGGFSNEIAKLREELLNFASLIELELDFAEEDVEFADRTQFHELLNRIEFVLKRLIDSFAVGNVIKNGIPVAIVGEPNVGKSTLLNALLNEERAIVSDIAGTTRDTIEDELVIGGIGFRFIDTAGIRDTKDVVESIGIKKTFEKIDQAQVVIYLFDGLKFQTSSSEFVNEIEQIKNKYPLKPLIIVVNKKDILSADEVANITSQLENLNAKLLLISAKEKIGVEDLKNELLSFVNTGALRNNETIVTNTRHYDSLLKALDEIQKVKFGLESDLSSDLMALDIREALYQFGLITGQVSNDELLGNIFANFCIGK
- a CDS encoding universal stress protein, whose product is MKKILFPTDFSDAATNAFVHALEFAKVVNAELILLHTFEIPVYDSQFFPENYASIYSSIELAKFEMFKDEIPKLRTIAAERNLEDIAIKHRLMDGDLIYNLKNAVEEDNIDFVIMGTNSVSDWTKFFTGSNTESVISGVEVPVLCVPIDAKFKKVKTIGFTTRYREKDKKELKKILKIAKKTDAKVKSLYVKTSNSDVTEEIRKEFEKEFAGENVEFLVLPSDDVKETILDFVLYKDIDILTTITHKRSFFESLFDSSFSKKISKEVHIPILVMHED
- a CDS encoding helix-turn-helix domain-containing protein codes for the protein MYLRSILLLLFIFIFCRPSYSQNSQYDKVFAETAQVLLSSNPKKALSNTDYLYKIAQNNNERIKAGMLKATLLRQYGLRNEAIAALKKADSIASSDQNYTQMARINGFLSTLHRENEIYSLGKIYLNKAVQASRNIENKAEMYKFQGNLSQEIAYYEMNSFNYSKAIEKLKDGNILFKKAGPEIDVNFNTAVNDELIAKNYLSLNKADSALFYYAKATKELQESQSSESPLKGFILNGLGNVYREKGDSNKALQNYNKAEQIANQSNFFILKQEVYNAMMAFYKNSDSRKYIAYNELNLKLHKDEEESRKIIADDLIKTLRKNHINSQSQYKKSTVVMASVFSSAVLLTIVFFSYRRRQDFKNFNSIISKATFKKDSSQRRDNGKEYMSEATENSILNSLKESEKAQFYLNSEVSLTTLAAELGINHRYLSYVINKNTEKDFAGYINELRINYIVDRLRNNPSYLKYKISYLADLSGFSSHSRFTTTFKKVTGQSPVDFIRQLENENNS
- a CDS encoding Na+/H+ antiporter, with the protein product MENITVIIMLLFGVAFLSLVSKRYNFPIPIVLVLCGVVISAVPGLPVIALSPEIVFIIFLPPLLYHAAWHTSWSDFKQSIRPITFAAVGLVFFTTGLVAVFAHWLIDDMSWPLAFLLGAIVSPPDAVSATAITKGLGLNPRLIAILEGESLVNDASGLVAYKYALTAITAGNFVLWQAGLNFVLMSVLGIAIGLVVGYIMFYIHKRFVCDDIIEVTLTLLTPFASYLLAEHFEGSGVLAVVTTGLFLAARSGTIFSHESRIMTNTIWDVLNNILNGLIFILIGLQLRQIIAGISNYSGNSLFIWGAVISIVVILVRFLWVVPATLIPRIISKRIREKEAFDYRNMIIFGWSGMRGVVSMAAALALPLMLNKTEEFPLRNLIIYLVFCVILSTLVIQGLTLPWLIKKLKIERYSILAEEYNIRNVIVSETIAHIEDNFSLLNDELLHNIKSKYEVKFNRLQKTELPANFFGNGKLLGGEIFNDFTKIQIDLLNVERAKLESMHKLGSVNEEIFRKIEKELDLEETRLWMEMYEEN